One Sodalis praecaptivus DNA segment encodes these proteins:
- the polA gene encoding DNA polymerase I: MVQIAENPLILVDGSSYLYRAYHAFPPLTNSGGEPTGAMYGVLNMLKSLLVQYRPSHVAVVFDAKGKTFRDELFEHYKSHRPPMPDDLRSQIAPLHEMVKAMGLPLLAISGVEADDVIGTLALAAARDGRDVLISTGDKDMAQLVSPKITLINTMSNTILGPQEVQLKFGVPPELIIDYLALMGDSSDNIPGVPGVGEKTAQALLQGVGGLETLYQQLDSVSTLSFRGAKTMAAKLEQHREVAFLSYQLATIKTDVALDLPYDQLTVEEPEAEALMLLFQRYEFKRWLSDLEAGKWLQGRKSAVAPPSPFTAPRPAAAEAPAEVLSKDGYQIIYDMATLEQWITAIRSAGVFAFDTETDGLDTLTANLVGLCFAVKPGEAAYLPVGHDYLDAPDQLDRAAVLALLKPVLEDAAIGKIGQNLKFDRGVLKRYDIELAGIAFDTMLESYVLDSVAGRHDMDSLADRFLQHTTVSFEEIAGKGRNQLTFNQIALEQAAPYAAEDADVTLRLHQTLWPRIEQAPELKKVFQEIEMPLVPVLSRIERTGVLIDENILAAHSVELTKRLEALELEAHQLAEEPFNLSSTKQLQAILYDKQKLPVLKKTPGGAPSTNEEVLAELALDYPLPKLILEYRGLAKLKSTYTDKLPQMINPVSKRVHTSYHQAVTATGRLSSSDPNLQNIPVRNDEGRRIRQAFIAPPDALIVAADYSQIELRIMAHLSRDPGLLNAFAAGKDIHRATAAEVFGMPLEKVTQDQRRSAKAINFGLIYGMSAFGLARQLSVPRSEAQKYMNLYFERYPGVLDYMERTRRQANDQGYVATLDGRRLYLPDIHSRNGMRKKGAERAAINAPMQGTAADIIKRAMIAIDGWLQQEAPPVRMIMQVHDELVFEVQRDAVESAKARIKALMEGCFTLDVPLQVDVGVGENWDQAH; encoded by the coding sequence ATGGTTCAAATCGCAGAAAACCCGTTAATCCTGGTGGATGGCTCTTCTTATCTTTACCGCGCCTATCATGCCTTCCCGCCGCTGACCAATAGCGGGGGGGAACCCACGGGGGCGATGTACGGCGTATTGAATATGCTTAAAAGCCTGCTGGTGCAATACCGACCAAGCCATGTGGCGGTGGTGTTTGATGCCAAGGGCAAGACCTTTCGCGATGAATTGTTTGAGCACTACAAATCCCACCGGCCGCCCATGCCGGACGATCTGCGCAGCCAGATAGCGCCGCTGCATGAGATGGTCAAGGCGATGGGGCTGCCACTGCTGGCTATCAGCGGCGTAGAGGCCGATGATGTTATCGGTACGCTGGCGCTGGCGGCGGCGCGCGACGGCCGCGACGTGCTGATAAGCACCGGTGATAAAGACATGGCGCAGCTAGTGTCGCCCAAAATTACCCTGATCAATACCATGTCGAACACCATCCTCGGTCCGCAAGAGGTGCAGTTGAAATTCGGCGTGCCGCCGGAGCTTATCATCGACTATCTGGCGCTCATGGGCGATAGCTCGGATAATATTCCGGGCGTGCCGGGAGTCGGGGAGAAAACCGCGCAGGCGCTATTGCAGGGAGTAGGGGGGCTGGAAACCCTGTATCAACAGCTTGATAGCGTCAGCACCTTGAGCTTCCGCGGCGCCAAAACCATGGCCGCCAAACTCGAGCAGCACCGCGAGGTGGCTTTCCTTTCCTACCAGTTGGCGACGATTAAAACCGATGTGGCGCTGGATTTACCCTATGATCAGCTAACGGTTGAAGAGCCCGAGGCCGAAGCGCTGATGCTGTTGTTTCAGCGTTATGAATTTAAACGCTGGTTGAGCGACCTAGAAGCGGGTAAATGGCTACAGGGCCGCAAAAGCGCCGTCGCGCCGCCTTCGCCCTTTACCGCGCCTCGCCCGGCCGCAGCGGAGGCGCCGGCTGAGGTACTGTCAAAAGACGGCTATCAGATCATTTACGACATGGCGACGCTTGAGCAGTGGATTACCGCTATTCGCAGCGCCGGCGTGTTCGCCTTCGATACCGAAACCGATGGGCTGGATACGCTGACCGCCAATTTGGTGGGGCTGTGCTTTGCCGTGAAACCGGGTGAAGCTGCCTACCTGCCGGTGGGGCATGACTATCTGGATGCGCCGGACCAGCTTGACCGCGCGGCGGTACTGGCATTGTTGAAACCGGTGCTGGAAGATGCCGCCATCGGCAAAATCGGCCAGAACCTCAAATTCGACCGCGGGGTATTGAAACGATACGACATTGAGTTGGCCGGCATCGCATTCGATACCATGCTGGAATCCTACGTGCTGGACAGCGTCGCCGGCCGCCACGATATGGACAGCCTGGCGGATCGTTTTTTACAACACACCACCGTGAGCTTTGAGGAGATCGCGGGTAAAGGGCGCAACCAGCTGACGTTCAACCAGATCGCTTTGGAACAGGCCGCCCCCTACGCCGCCGAAGACGCCGATGTGACGCTGCGTTTGCATCAGACGCTGTGGCCGCGCATTGAGCAAGCGCCGGAGCTGAAAAAAGTCTTTCAGGAAATTGAAATGCCGCTGGTGCCGGTCCTGTCGCGCATTGAGCGCACCGGCGTGCTTATTGACGAAAACATTCTCGCCGCGCATTCGGTGGAGCTGACCAAACGTCTGGAAGCGCTGGAACTGGAAGCGCATCAGCTGGCTGAAGAACCGTTCAATCTTTCCTCTACCAAACAGCTGCAGGCGATTTTATACGATAAACAGAAACTGCCGGTGCTGAAAAAAACCCCCGGCGGTGCCCCTTCCACCAATGAAGAGGTGCTGGCGGAGCTGGCGCTGGATTATCCGCTGCCGAAGCTGATTTTGGAATACCGCGGCCTGGCCAAGCTTAAATCCACCTACACCGATAAACTACCGCAGATGATCAACCCGGTGTCGAAACGGGTGCATACCTCCTATCATCAGGCCGTTACCGCTACCGGACGACTATCTTCGAGCGATCCGAACCTGCAAAATATTCCGGTGCGTAATGATGAGGGACGGCGTATACGCCAGGCATTTATCGCGCCGCCGGATGCGCTTATCGTGGCGGCGGACTATTCGCAGATTGAGCTGCGCATCATGGCGCATCTCTCGCGCGATCCCGGATTGCTGAACGCCTTTGCCGCCGGCAAGGATATTCACCGCGCCACCGCCGCCGAGGTCTTCGGGATGCCGTTGGAGAAGGTGACACAGGATCAGCGCCGCAGCGCCAAGGCTATCAACTTTGGCCTGATTTACGGCATGAGCGCCTTTGGTCTGGCGCGTCAGCTGTCGGTGCCGCGTTCGGAGGCGCAGAAATATATGAATCTTTATTTCGAGCGCTACCCCGGCGTTTTGGACTATATGGAACGCACCCGCAGGCAGGCGAACGATCAAGGTTATGTCGCCACCCTGGACGGGCGCCGGCTTTATTTGCCGGATATTCACTCGCGCAACGGCATGCGCAAGAAAGGCGCGGAGCGCGCGGCCATTAATGCGCCTATGCAGGGCACCGCCGCCGATATCATCAAACGGGCGATGATTGCGATCGATGGCTGGTTGCAGCAGGAGGCGCCGCCGGTTCGCATGATTATGCAGGTTCATGATGAATTGGTGTTTGAGGTGCAAAGGGATGCGGTAGAGAGCGCCAAAGCGCGGATTAAGGCGCTGATGGAGGGATGTTTTACGCTGGATGTACCGTTGCAGGTGGACGTGGGGGTCGGTGAAAACTGGGATCAAGCTCACTAA